The Osmia bicornis bicornis chromosome 12, iOsmBic2.1, whole genome shotgun sequence genome includes a region encoding these proteins:
- the LOC114881199 gene encoding uncharacterized protein LOC114881199 produces the protein MMYVYAQCNSNANAAVRKYREIHGETNVPSAHSFRQMASRLYSTGSTMPQRREVVRDTTSRDRNTDAVLSAFERDPTMSIREASQRLDIKPTTVHKMLKDSKMHPYKYVRVHQMNPQDYIQRIQYSRWLLGEIARNPSFSKCVLWTDEALFTRDGCFNAHNSHVWSDANPLAIRTRAGQVRWSFNVWAGICGDFIVGPYLLPDRLDGPSYRVFLEHILPDLAEVIPPEIRRGMFYQHDGAPAHYATNVRAYLDEAFQDRWIGRGGPVAWPPRSPDMNPLDFFFWGFLKVRMVLQFLSLKIFLEMFVTLLTISYFY, from the exons ATGATGTATGTTTACGCGCAGTGTAACAGTAACGCGAACGCTGCCGTGCGTAAATATCGCGAAATCCATGGAGAAACAAACGTGCCAAGTGCACATAGTTTTCGCCAAATGGCATCGCGATTGTACAGTACTGGCTCAACAATGCCACAGAGGCGTGAAGTGGTTCGCGACACTACATCACGAGACCGCAACACAGATGCTGTTTTAAGCGCATTTGAACGTGATCCAACGATGAGCATTCGAGAAGCCAGTCAGCGTTTAGA tatcAAGCCTACTACGGTCCACAAGATGTTGAAGGACAGCAAAATGCACCCGTACAAGTATGTGCGAGTGCACCAAATGAATCCGCAAGATTATATCCAGCGGATTCAGTATTCCAGGTGGTTGTTGGGCGAAATCGCCCGGAATCCATCGTTCTCCAAGTGCGTCTTGTGGACTGATGAAGCCCTCTTCACCAGGGATGGGTGTTTCAATGCCCACAATTCGCACGTGTGGAGCGATGCGAATCCGTTGGCGATTCGAACACGAGCAGGACAAGTGCGCTGGTCATTCAATGTATGGGCCGGAATTTGCGGCGATTTTATCGTTGGGCCGTACCTTCTACCTGATAGATTGGACGGCCCATCATACAGAGTGTTCTTAGAACATATCCTTCCGGATCTCGCGGAGGTAATTCCTCCCGAAATTCGGAGGGGTATGTTCTACCAACACGATGGTGCACCTGCACATTACGCCACAAATGTCCGCGCCTATTTAGATGAAGCCTTTCAGGACAGGTGGATTGGCCGCGGCGGTCCTGTTGCGTGGCCCCCACGATCGCCGGATATGAATCCGctggatttttttttctggggATTTTTAAAAGTACGTATggtattacaatttttaagtttgaaaatatttcttgaGATGTTCGTAACCTTACTCACcatttcgtatttttattaa